The bacterium sequence CCCTGAACCGCAAGGTGCTGGCCGAGATCGCCATCACCGACCCGCTGGCCTTTACCAAGGTGGTGGAAGCGGCCAAGAAGTAACTGGCGGAGCAAGCTGGTCGTTTTAATCGTTTGAGAAGCCAGACACGGAAGACGGGCGATGTTGGAAATAGCCTGCCCTGAGCAAGGCTGGCATGCCTGACGAACGAATGGGTTTGAAACTGTTTAGATGATAGACAAGCTGAACATAATAGGCGAAGAAGCCAAAAAGCAGATAGCCGGATGCTCCACCCTGGAAAAACTGGAGGAGCTGAGGGTACTCTATCTGGGCCGCAAGGGACAGGTGACCGAGCTGCTGAAATCGGTATCCTCGGTGGAACCGGCCCAGCGCCCGGCTTTCGGGGCTTCGGTCAACCGGCTTAAGGTTGAACTGTCGGACCTGCTGGACCAGAAAAAGCAAAGCCTGGAGTCTGCATCCCAGGGCGCCGCCCGGCAGAAGGAATCATTGGACGTAAGCTTGCCCGGGAGGAAACCGCTGCTGGGGCACAGGCATCCCCTGCACCAGATCATGGCAGAGATGACGGTGATCTTCCAGGGGCTGGGATTCACCGTGGCCCAGGGCCCGGATGTGGAGACCGAGTTCAACAACTTTGACGCCCTGAACACGCCGCCCGACCATCCGGCCCGCAATTCCCAGGACACCTTCTACCTGAAGCAGGCGGGCCTGCTGCTGCGGACCCACACTTCCCCGGTGCAGATCAGGACCATGCTGTCGCAGAAGCCCCCGGTGCGGATCATCGCCCCGGGCCGCTGCTACCGCCGCGACGCCATCGACGCCTCGCACATGCCGGTGTTCCATCAGATCGAAGGCCTGTACGTGGACAAGAACGTCTCCATGGCCGACCTCAAGGCCACCATCA is a genomic window containing:
- the pheS gene encoding phenylalanine--tRNA ligase subunit alpha; translation: MIDKLNIIGEEAKKQIAGCSTLEKLEELRVLYLGRKGQVTELLKSVSSVEPAQRPAFGASVNRLKVELSDLLDQKKQSLESASQGAARQKESLDVSLPGRKPLLGHRHPLHQIMAEMTVIFQGLGFTVAQGPDVETEFNNFDALNTPPDHPARNSQDTFYLKQAGLLLRTHTSPVQIRTMLSQKPPVRIIAPGRCYRRDAIDASHMPVFHQIEGLYVDKNVSMADLKATITHFARALLGPRMKIRFRPHFFPFTEPSVEYDFSCVFCQGKGCRVCKQSGWLEISGAGMVDPNVFNNVGYDPEIYSGFAWGLGVERVAMLKYGINDIRHFYSGDIRFLEQF